The following are from one region of the Corylus avellana chromosome ca1, CavTom2PMs-1.0 genome:
- the LOC132189580 gene encoding cysteine protease RD19A-like — MDCRASLFSLLFLFVVVSAATTSSESELESDSLIRQVVGGADGMLGAEHRHFELFKRRYGKSYGSQEEHEHRFKVFRRNLRRAQRHQKMDPSATHGVTQFSDLTPSEFRKSFLGLRSRLRLPSDANTAPILPTEDLPDDFDWREHGAVTAVKNQGSCGSCWSFSTTGALEGANFLATGKLVSLSEQQLVDCDHECDPEEPGSCDSGCSGGLMNSAFEYTLKAGGLMREEDYPYTGTDRATCKFDKSKIAASVSNFSVVSLDEDQIAANLVKNGPLAVAINAVFMQTYVGGVSCPYICSRRLDHGVLLVGYGTSGYAPVRMKEKPYWVIKNSWGEHWGESGFYKICRGRNICGVDSMVSTVAAVQTTSE, encoded by the exons ATGGATTGTCGagcatctctcttctctctcctcttccTATTCGTCGTCGTCTCGGCTGCGACGACTTCGTCGGAGTCGGAGTTGGAGTCGGACTCTTTGATTCGACAGGTCGTCGGCGGGGCCGATGGCATGTTGGGCGCGGAGCACCGGCACTTCGAGCTGTTCAAGAGGAGGTACGGCAAGTCGTACGGGTCGCAGGAGGAGCACGAGCACAGGTTTAAGGTGTTCAGGAGGAACCTACGGCGAGCGCAGCGGCACCAAAAGATGGACCCGTCGGCAACCCACGGCGTGACCCAGTTCTCGGACCTGACCCCGTCGGAGTTCAGGAAGTCATTCCTGGGGCTCAGGAGCCGCCTCAGATTGCCATCGGATGCCAACACGGCTCCGATCTTGCCGACCGAAGATCTTCCGGACGATTTTGATTGGAGAGAACATGGAGCTGTTACCGCTGTCAAAAATCAG GGTTCGTGCGGATCATGTTGGAGTTTTAGCACAACTGGGGCCCTGGAAGGTGCTAACTTCCTTGCCACTGGGAAGCTTGTTAGTCTTAGCGAGCAACAGCTTGTGGACTGTGATCATGAG TGTGATCCTGAAGAGCCAGGCTCATGCGACTCTGGGTGCAGTGGTGGGTTGATGAATAGTGCCTTTGAATACACACTTAAAGCTGGTGGACTGATGAGAGAGGAAGACTATCCTTACACCGGTACTGATCGTGCGACCTGCAAATTTGATAAATCCAAGATTGCAGCATCAGTATCCAACTTCAGTGTCGTCTCCCTTGACGAAGATCAAATCGCTGCTAATCTTGTGAAAAATGGTCCTCTTGCAG TGGCTATCAATGCGGTGTTCATGCAGACATATGTCGGCGGAGTTTCATGCCCATACATATGCTCAAGGCGGCTGGATCATGGGGTGTTATTGGTGGGCTATGGCACATCTGGCTATGCTCCTGTCCGAATGAAGGAGAAGCCATATTGGGTCATCAAGAACTCGTGGGGTGAACACTGGGGAGAGAGTGGGTTCTACAAAATCTGCAGGGGTCGCAATATCTGCGGAGTGGACTCAATGGTCTCGACCGTTGCTGCTGTGCAAACCACCTCAGAGTAG
- the LOC132174612 gene encoding purple acid phosphatase, translating to MGLLGSFSSCSSLVALVLVLSVVVVCNGGKTSTFVRKVEKTMDMPLDSDVFQIPPGYNAPQQVHITQGDLEGKAVIVSWVTVDEPGSSTVIYWSENSKEKKQAKGKVLTYKFYNYTSGFIHHTTIRKLKFNTKYYYEVGIGHTPRQFWFTTPPEVGPDVPYTFGLIGDLGQSFDSNKTLTHYELNPQKGEAVLFVGDLSYADNYPNHDNVRWDTWGRFVERSVAYQPWIWTAGNHEIDFVPEIGETKPFKPYTHRYHVPYKASNSTAPFWYSIKRASAHIIVLASYSAYGKYTPQYKWLEEELPKVNRTETPWLIVLMHSPWYNSYNYHYMEGETMRVMFEPWFVKYKVDVVFAGHVHAYERSERVSNIAYNVVNGICTPVKDQSAPVYITIGDGGNLEGLATNMSEPQPAYSAYREASFGHAVFDIKNRTHAHYSWHRNQDGYAVDADALWFFNRYWNPVDDSTNSQS from the exons ATGGGTCTGCTGGgttcattttcttcttgttcttctttggTGGCattggttttggttttgagtGTGGTGGTGGTGTGTAATGGAGGGAAGACAAGCACTTTTGTGAGGAAAGTCGAGAAGACAATGGATATGCCTCTTGATAGTGATGTCTTTCAAATCCCGCCTGGCTATAATGCACCTCAACAA GTTCATATTACACAAGGAGACCTTGAGGGGAAGGCAGTGATAGTCTCATGGGTGACTGTGGATGAACCAGGATCGAGTACTGTGATTTATTGGAGTGAAAATAGCAAGGAAAAGAAACAGGCCAAGGGCAAAGTTCTTACCTATAAGTTCTACAACTACACTTCTGGTTTCATTCACCACACAACCATAAGAAAGTTGAAG TTCAACACCAAATATTACTATGAGGTTGGGATTGGCCACACTCCACGGCAGTTCTGGTTTACAACTCCCCCTGAAGTTGGCCCTGATGTGCCTTATACATTTGGTCTCATAG GGGATCTTGGTCAGAGTTTTGATTCAAATAAGACACTTACTCATTATGAGTTAAATCCACAGAAAGGGGAAGCAGTGCTTTTTGTTGGGGACCTCTCTTATGCAGATAACTATCCAAATCATGACAATGTTAGATGGGATACATGGGGAAGGTTCGTTGAGAGAAGCGTCGCTTATCAACCATGGATATGGACTGCAGGGAATCATGAGATTGATTTTGTGCCAGAAATT GGGGAAACCAAACCTTTTAAGCCATATACCCATCGTTATCATGTGCCTTATAAAGCTTCAAACAGTACTGCTCCCTTTTGGTATTCAATCAAGAGAGCTTCAGCTCACATCATAGTCTTGGCTTCCTACTCTGCATATG gtAAATATACCCCTCAATACAAATGGCTTGAAGAAGAACTACCAAAAGTTAACAGGACTGAGACACCCTGGTTGATCGTTCTTATGCATTCCCCTTGGTATAATAGCTACAACTATCATTATATGGAGGGGGAAACCATGAGAGTAATGTTTGAGCCATGGTTTGTGAAGTACAAAgttgatgtggtatttgctGGTCATGTTCACGCCTATGAACGATCT GAACGAGTATCCAACATTGCATACAATGTTGTAAATGGCATTTGTACTCCTGTAAAGGATCAATCTGCACCTGTATACATAACCATTGGGGATGGAGGGAATCTTGAAGGCCTGGCAACCAA CATGTCGGAACCACAGCCGGCGTACTCGGCTTATCGTGAGGCCAGTTTTGGTCATGCCGTCTTTGATATCAAGAACCGAACGCATGCTCACTATAGTTGGCACCGTAATCAAGATGGATATGCAGTGGATGCAGATGCTTTGTGGTTTTTCAACAGATACTGGAATCCAGTTGATGATTCCACAAATAGCCAATCCTGA
- the LOC132174629 gene encoding purple acid phosphatase-like has protein sequence MGLLGSSSSFSSLVAVVLVLNVAVVCNGGKTSTFVRKVEKGMDMPLDSDVFQIPPGYNAPQQVHITQGDHVGKAVIVSWVTVDEPGSSTVNYWSENSKEKKQAQGKVVTYKFTNYTSGFIHHTTIRKLKFNTKYYYEVGIGHTPRQFWFTTPPEVGPDVPYTFGLIGDLGQTFDSNMTLTHYELNPQKGKTVLYVGDLSYADRYPNQDNVRWDTWGRFIERSVAYQPWIWTAGNHELSFQPSIGETKPFKPYTHRYHVPYKASNSTAPFWYSIKRASAHIIVLASYSAYGKYTPQYTWLEEELPKVNRTETPWLIVLMHSPWYNSYNSHYMEGETMRVLFEPWFVQYKVDVVFAGHVHAYERSERVSNVAYNVVNGICTPVKDQSSPVYITIGDGGNVEGLVTNMTEPQPAYSAYREASFGHAVFDIKNRTHAHCSWHRNQDGYAVDADALWFFNRYWNPVDDSTNSQS, from the exons ATGGGGCTGCTTggttcatcttcttctttttcttctttggtggCAGTGGTTTTGGTTTTGAATGTGGCGGTGGTGTGTAATGGAGGAAAGACGAGCACTTTTGTGAGGAAAGTTGAGAAAGGCATGGATATGCCTCTTGATAGTGATGTCTTTCAAATCCCTCCTGGCTATAATGCACCTCAACAA GTTCATATAACACAAGGAGACCATGTTGGGAAGGCGGTGATAGTTTCATGGGTGACAGTGGATGAACCAGGTTCAAGTACTGTGAACTATTGGAGTGAAAATAGCAAGGAAAAGAAACAGGCCCAAGGCAAAGTTGTTACCTATAAGTTCACCAATTACACTTCTGGTTTCATTCATCACACGACCATCAGAAAATTGAAG TTCAACACCAAATATTACTATGAGGTTGGGATTGGCCACACTCCACGGCAGTTCTGGTTTACAACTCCCCCTGAAGTTGGCCCTGATGTGCCTTATACATTTGGTCTCATTG GGGATCTTGGTCAGACTTTTGATTCAAATATGACGCTTACTCATTATGAGTTAAATCCACAGAAAGGGAAAACAGTGCTTTATGTCGGGGACCTCTCTTATGCAGATAGGTATCCAAATCAAGACAATGTTAGATGGGATACATGGGGAAGGTTTATTGAGAGAAGTGTTGCTTATCAACCTTGGATATGGACCGCAGGGAATCATGAGCTTAGTTTTCAGCCAAGTATT GGGGAAACCAAACCTTTTAAGCCTTATACCCATCGTTATCATGTGCCTTATAAAGCTTCAAACAGTACTGCTCCCTTTTGGTATTCAATCAAGAGAGCTTCAGCTCACATCATAGTCTTGGCTTCCTACTCTGCATATG gtAAATATACCCCTCAATACACATGGCTTGAAGAAGAACTACCAAAAGTTAACAGGACTGAGACACCCTGGTTGATCGTTCTTATGCATTCCCCTTGGTATAATAGCTACAACTCTCATTATATGGAGGGGGAAACCATGAGAGTACTGTTTGAGCCATGGTTTGTGCAGTACAAAGTTGATGTGGTGTTTGCTGGTCATGTTCACGCCTATGAACGATCT GAACGAGTATCCAACGTTGCATACAATGTTGTAAATGGCATTTGTACTCCTGTAAAGGATCAATCTTCACCTGTATACATAACCATTGGCGATGGAGGGAATGTTGAAGGCCTAGTAACCAA CATGACGGAACCACAGCCGGCGTACTCGGCTTATCGTGAGGCCAGTTTTGGTCATGCCGTCTTTGATATCAAGAACCGAACTCATGCTCACTGTAGTTGGCACCGTAATCAAGATGGATATGCAGTGGATGCAGATGCTTTGTGGTTTTTCAACAGATACTGGAATCCAGTTGATGATTCCACAAATAGTCAATCCTGA
- the LOC132167195 gene encoding purple acid phosphatase-like, whose product MGLLGSSSSFSSLVAVVLVLNVAVVCNGGKTSTFVRKVEKGMDMPLDSDVFQIPPGYNAPQQVHITQGDHVGKAVIVSWVTVDEPGSSTVNYWSENSKEKKQAQGKVVTYKFTNYTSGFIHHTTIRKLKFNTKYYYEVGIGHTPRQFWFTTPPEVGPDVPYTFGLIGDLGQTFDSNMTLTHYELNPQKGKTVLYVGDLSYADRYPNQDNVRWDTWGRFIERSVAYQPWIWTAGNHELSFQPSIGETKPFKPYTHRYHVPYKASNSTAPFWYSIKRASAHIIVLASYSAYGKYTPQYTWLEEELPKVNRTETPWLIVLMHSPWYNSYNSHYMEGETMRVLFEPWFVQYKVDVVFAGHVHAYERSERVSNVAYNVVNGICTPVKDQSSPVYITIGDGGNVEGLVTNMTEPQPAYSAYREASFGHAVFDIKNRTHAHCSWHRNQDGYAVDADALWFFNRYWNPVDDSTNSQS is encoded by the exons ATGGGGCTGCTTggttcatcttcttctttttcttctttggtggCAGTGGTTTTGGTTTTGAATGTGGCGGTGGTGTGTAATGGAGGAAAGACGAGCACTTTTGTGAGGAAAGTTGAGAAAGGCATGGATATGCCTCTTGATAGTGATGTCTTTCAAATCCCTCCTGGCTATAATGCACCTCAACAA GTTCATATAACACAAGGAGACCATGTTGGGAAGGCGGTGATAGTTTCATGGGTGACAGTGGATGAACCAGGTTCAAGTACTGTGAACTATTGGAGTGAAAATAGCAAGGAAAAGAAACAGGCCCAAGGCAAAGTTGTTACCTATAAGTTCACCAATTACACTTCTGGTTTCATTCATCACACGACCATCAGAAAATTGAAG TTCAACACCAAATATTACTATGAGGTTGGGATTGGCCACACTCCACGGCAGTTCTGGTTTACAACTCCCCCTGAAGTTGGCCCTGATGTGCCTTATACATTTGGTCTCATTG GGGATCTTGGTCAGACTTTTGATTCAAATATGACGCTTACTCATTATGAGTTAAATCCACAGAAAGGGAAAACAGTGCTTTATGTCGGGGACCTCTCTTATGCAGATAGGTATCCAAATCAAGACAATGTTAGATGGGATACATGGGGAAGGTTTATTGAGAGAAGTGTTGCTTATCAACCTTGGATATGGACCGCAGGGAATCATGAGCTTAGTTTTCAGCCAAGTATT GGGGAAACCAAACCTTTTAAGCCTTATACCCATCGTTATCATGTGCCTTATAAAGCTTCAAACAGTACTGCTCCCTTTTGGTATTCAATCAAGAGAGCTTCAGCTCACATCATAGTCTTGGCTTCCTACTCTGCATATG gtAAATATACCCCTCAATACACATGGCTTGAAGAAGAACTACCAAAAGTTAACAGGACTGAGACACCCTGGTTGATCGTTCTTATGCATTCCCCTTGGTATAATAGCTACAACTCTCATTATATGGAGGGGGAAACCATGAGAGTACTGTTTGAGCCATGGTTTGTGCAGTACAAAGTTGATGTGGTGTTTGCTGGTCATGTTCACGCCTATGAACGATCT GAACGAGTATCCAACGTTGCATACAATGTTGTAAATGGCATTTGTACTCCTGTAAAGGATCAATCTTCACCTGTATACATAACCATTGGCGATGGAGGGAATGTTGAAGGCCTAGTAACCAA CATGACGGAACCACAGCCGGCGTACTCGGCTTATCGTGAGGCCAGTTTTGGTCATGCCGTCTTTGATATCAAGAACCGAACTCATGCTCACTGTAGTTGGCACCGTAATCAAGATGGAT